gccaacttagtcattctatccacaattacccataTCGAATCGTGACCTTtttgggtatgaggcaaacacactacaaaatccatattcacctCTTCCCACCTCTAAGTAGGTATGTTGATATCTTGTGATAGGACACCCGGCCTTTGAAgtttggccttcacttgttgacaattcgtaCATTCCGatacaaaccttgctatgtccttcttcatgctacCCTACCAGTagaactcctttaagtctccgTACATATTCAtcgaaccgggatgaatggagtatgaaaAATTATGGGCCTCCATCAAGATAAAAGTCCTTAGGCCACCCACATTCGAAACACATAactgaccttggtagtataacacctcatctcccccttgagaaaagacttttacctatttttccttcactaacttctttaactcaataagtGTCGTATCAAGGTCTTGTTTCAATttgacatccaccaccaaagaggattcagataCATTTTGGACAATCATACCACCATCATttgtaccacacaacttcacccctagtctagccaaccggtgaacatctatCACCATCTCCATCTTTCCTTCATTatcatgggccacactccccatagatactctactaagtgtatcggcaaccacattgactttatccggatgatagtgcacactcatatcatagccttagaggagttctagccacctcttttgccttagattaaggtccttttgggtgaacacatattgaagacttttatgatcgataaacatatccacatgcaccccataaaggtaatgccgccaaatcttcATAGATAAAACAACGGTTGCCAACTCAaaatcatgggtagggtagttacgttggtgcaccttcaattgcctagaagcatatgtTATGACCTctccattttgcattaagacacaacccaaaccaatcatCGAAGCATCACGATAAACCATAAAGCCTTCTAATCCTTCCGGTATAATTAagataggagcggaggtaagtctatctttcaagatttgaaaactcttttcacacccATTCGTCTATATGAATGTTTACTTTCTTTtaggtcaatttcatcatagggatgagatggaagaaaacccttctatgaaccttctatagtacccgactacacccaagaagctcctaatttccgaaggagacaatgatctaggccaattcttgaccacCTTCATTTTTTTAGGATTAACCTTGATctcatcaccggacactatgtgaccaagaaatgtcgcctccttcaaccaaaactcacacttactaaattttacaaataattgcctatccctcaacatttggagcacaaccctcaagtgatatttatgttcttcctcactccgagagtagtttaaaatatcatcaatgaagaccacaacaaaagtatcaaggtagagTTTCAACACcttattcattaggtccatgaacACTGCCGACACtttagtcaacccaaaactcatcactacaaactcaaagtgaccataccttgttcggaaaaccgtcttaggaatgtcacactccctcacccttagttggtgatagccggaccgaaggtcgatcttgaagaaatgacttttcccttgcaactgatcaaacaagtcatctatccttgggattgAGTATTTGTTTTAaatagtcaccttattcaattgtcggtagtctatgcacattcagaGCAACCCATCCTTCTTTATTACAACTAGAATGAAAGCACCCCAcgatgaaatacttggccttatgaaccccttttctaacaaatcctttaatttttcctttaactcCAATTCTACTGGGTACATCCGGTAAGGATGGATAGAGATAGTTTGGATGTcgaggaggagatcgataccaaaatcaactttccttttgggagggacaccaaGAAGGccatcgggaaactcattgactatggggaCCAACTCAAAAGGAGGACTTTCaaagtcgacatccctaaccctcactatgtggtaaatacaacccttagcaatcaattttCGGTCCTTTAGACAAGATATGAACTTatccttcaccaccgaatcacgactctcccattcaagaatagactcaaatggaaattagaacttgactcgacgagtcctacaatttatgaaagcataagatgcatgtaaccaatccatcccaagtataatattaaaatccaccatgtcaagctctattaAATCGCAAGGGACAACTTTATGCATGATGGACACGgaacaacccttatagacttttctagcCACAATTGACTCATCCacggggtagacaccaaataaggctctactaacatttcaGGCAAGATACCAAACCTATTATCTAAGAATAGAGTAACAAATAACAAGTTTGCTCTTGGttctaacaatgcatatacatcaaaactaaagacctttaacatactggtAATAACATTTGGTGCTTCGTCAAACTCTTACCTCCCATGCAATGCATAAAaacggttggtgcgttggccacctccttgatCTTTTTGgccatgagcaacttggccttgggGTATACCACCCCCACCACCATTACAATTCCTAGCATGGTGACCTAGTTTGCCGCATCTGAAACAGGCATTTGAGCCCACTAAGCACTCCCTTTCGTGGGTCatcccacacttcttacatggggGGAAAGCTTGGGCACCAATATTATCTCTTGGTACCATTAGATTAGGAcccttatccttgttgaacttgggaggaggagtattagtggaaccttgtcccataaactgttgcccaccttggcctttgccattgctaccataaccggacctttgagggttgaatcctctatcatctactctagctttcttgaaccctctagacctATCCCTCAACATCTCATCTTTGATTTGTTCGtcataagtcattaaccaggAGATATCCATTTTCTTGACCAACATGGTTGTCTTGCACTTCTTGTACACTAAGCTTAagacacaaaaaaataaacttgctcattctagcaCGGGGGTTGAAAACCATAAAGAGAGAGCATACTTTGATAATTtcgtgaatttgagggcatactcccttacactcatactcatttgacggaggttgatgaactcttggattttggcctccttTAACTTCAAAAGACaaaagcggtctaggaaggcactttTGAACTattcccatcctatcggccccaTCCCTTCATCCCTCTCCACAACCCATTTCTCATACCACACTTGactacacctttgagttgatatgtCACTAGCTCAgtcttctcatttggtggcacacctaTGATGGCCACAATTTGGTACACCTCATCGATAAACTCCATAGaatcctcatctagtttagaactatCAACTCAGGTGGATTCATTCTTTGGAAATCTCGAATCCTAGAGGCCGAATTTTGCATTTGAGGAGGAGGtacaccttgatgcccttggttggctatggATTGATCCAATAATGTAACGATATTgcaaaactcggcatgggttaccccttttTCATGATGTGGGACATCGGGAACACGAAGAGCATAATCTTCATCAttaacccttgctcttggaggtgctctttcTCAAGGCattatctaaaaaaataaaaaatgtgtcattagttagaggaaggcttaggacactctatagcacgacataaatttgaaaaaagtgcAAACTTTcataaatgcctcatagtctcttattcgtAATTGTGGTGCACTTCATAACCATTAACAAGACCGTATTTGATAcagtatgttggactctgaggACCATTTCATAACCTCGTGCTCTGATACctagtttgtcatgatccaagtctagggcctagaAATGACACAGCGAATGAAGCGCTCGGAGGCACCTCACCCAAGCATTTTAGCATTCATCGGTAATGATAATCAACAAGTGAAAACATAAAGGGGATAATCGGGACTAAGGGACTTCACATTACACAAGAGTCAAACTCAACATAACGTCacttactatgtccaacaataccttctacattttAAGACTTGAttagggctaagacatgtccctaactcaccctcaagatttaaTCAAGGATACCAAAATGAAACTCAATGTCTAAACATAATATAAGCTAAAAAGGGTAGGAGTGTTTTTCCCGGATCATGGAAACCCACCACTAGTAGTAGCCTTTGACGATCAATCTATCCACGAGGAGAAGAGTGTGGGGAAACACCGATTCCTACacggtgatatcatgtaggcaaaagtacgcattagtattttaaatgtactaagtatgtgagtatatgaaataaagaacataaagaGAGACATTTATAAGTAATATGCATAAGTTGATGCATGCAAAATAAATCATCGtgtgaaaccttaaaacatttattttgtggaaaaGTGAACATaattgacatttaagaccatgcgagctattacatggaatccgatgactcctgcattagGCAGGCCAATGACTCCTATACCGAGACAGGGGAGGTTACCTTACTAGGGCACATTCCATTAAATCTTTCCTTCAATCTTTAacattaactttaactttaagggattttgtggatccactagcctaaaatagcctacaaggacccctatggtggcacatagttaatgcaacacgagattttacttaaggaccccttcggtcgagtctccatctacatgctacatttagtgctaggtcaaatcccatggaataacatttaaatatcgtAATAATATAAGCATTCATATAACCTTAACATAAATCATCATTTGGTGGGAtagatcattaaaacctttcatttgattcaatccgagaattgtcctttcacattgaaaccttactttggctaagaagccctttcaccaatcaatcatttcataaagactttCTTTAATcaaaacataggcatttgcttcataaactttcatttagagtcaaagcttttaattcaactttactttaaggtaaggaaaactaggtgggttcatttcataaaaccttcaaatgtATATAAAGGaatcttgcatgcatgagagtgtaagaaaatgcatcaaaattacacatcttaaaacaacctaccatatacactttaaaccTTCATATAGGTGTTTtagcaaatcattcatttcatgaaattgagagtcaatatatatcaatataagtaaataaacttcagatatatcataatctatgcatttgaatcatcatgtaaaagcccataagatttcatcattaaaGATTAAGATTCTAAGTTGAGAAAAAAtttgggatccatgggtggaagaacccatggatgaaaacccatatACCTTGGGGACACAAAATCCCTATAAGAACTTGAGGAAGAATggagacttgaatgccttgaatCGAAAACCCTAACTTtgccttgaagctcttgggagagtttgagaggagGAGAATTTAGTATATTAAGTCTAAGTATAAATAATGAGCATTTAGAggttttagggtctttagatagaaGGATTCAGCCTCTAAAACGACaccattttgaattaaaatgtagaaaaaaactaaaataccCCTTTAAAAAAATTTGGCCGGAAAGGACTTCACGGGGACACTTCACAGTCTGTGGTGTTCACCACGGTCCATGATAGGGTCCCACGATGAGAGACTTAGATAAATTCGGAAAAGAGCTTGCAGGGTAGTTTCTAAAGTTTCACCACGGGATatcttcacggtccgtgaagatCACTACGGGCTGTGAAATGTGGCCATGGTGTAGGTCTGCAAGTGGACCTATAGAGTTTCCACCACGAGGAATCACCCGTGGTGGGCGTCTGTGGACCCTTCCTTAAGAAAATTCTTGAGGGTCCTAGGGAAAGgctcaccacggagggcttcacggcTCGTGATactcaccacggtctgtggtcctCCATCATGGTTCGTCCCCTGCTgtctgagtctctgaatctctgTCACGGTGGCTCACCACGGCTAGTGGTCCTTATTACGGTCCGTGACAGCTTCCGTGGTTGGCTTCAGGTGCCAGTTTCTGTAACCTCTCTGAAAATTCATCCTTGGTTCCttggttccttggtttaggacctttcacatttccGGGATCTTACATAAAGAGAcatgagtaaaaaaaaatatataaagaaaagaaagggttcAATTCTCTCAAGTCTTGCTCTCTCATCTTTCTAGGTTCTACTAAAGCATACTTCATGTATCAAATATGCTCAGAGGATCCTTAGTTGTGTTAGCTGAGAAAGCAAGTATAACATTAGTTTTGAGGCAAAAAGTCTACGTATAATACTGGCAATAAAAATTTACACATATTACAATAGTTCAACTTGTAGTATTTTAGTTTTCCTCATTTGAACATTGTATTTGaatattagttaattatttttacttcatGTACttgaagtttattttataatcaaGGATGTATTCTTTTTATGAGAGAATAAGTGTTAAAATTACACGATGCTTTCAGAAAAAGTAGGGATCATTGATATCTATAATTAGGGTtgtacaggacaaaccgataaaccgcaccaaaccgacaaaccgaaccaaaccggaaaaaaaaaccgactagtggtttggtttgacttggtttggtgtttgaaaaaaaaacccgaccattatagggttggtttggttttaactaaaaaaagtcaaaccgaacccaaaccgacccgattatagatatactactttgaaattatgttatacataaaaatatttattaaaatataatttataaatattttttaaatttttttcataatttttgttttctttcttatatttagcccatctaaataatatacaaaaaaaacttatcttataaagttatattataaagttaaaacttcaaatagtgttgtgcctccatcttatatgttgatattttgtactagaactctttttaagaagcactgctctgtgctttttattagatactatgagaaacccaaaaaaatccgaaaaaacccaaaaaacccgagaaacccgaaaaacccgagaaaaattgatatcgaaaaacccgacttttattggtttggtttggtttatagatttaataacccgacacaaatggtttggtttggtttgtaaaaaatccgaaccaacccggtccatgtacacccctatcTATAATCATGTAGATAGCCTCTTATGTTGTATctattgttagttttgaaaacAATTCCTCAACTGTTATTAGTCATTTAGTTTAAAAGTTGTTCTCAATTCACTAACATGACTGAAGCATTAGCCATTATGTTGAGTCTTTATTTGAAATGGTCTCAAACTTTAACATTTGATAATGCCTTAAATTTGTTGAGTTGCTCATGTTTATATTTACACTGTGTGTTGTTGAAGTATCAATAATAAGAAAATtggtaagttgaatatttaatATAGTACTCGACATTGTATAAGAAAAGGTTATACAAATCAGTTTATTGTGTATAGTTACAAACTTTGTATGTGTATAGTTACAAACTTTGTATGTGTAGTTACAACTATTATAATGTACCcaacaaaactaaaaaaaacCTTTATTTCTTCCCTAAAGAATGAACagatttctttcattttcatttgatAGCAATTCAAGTATAATTATTGTTCCAATATAACAACTATTGATCAAATAGTATTACCATGAGTTGCATTTTTTCCTTTAAATATTGTGCAACTCATGAAACACTTGCTCCAATTTATTCAtgttgttttaaaatatttgtatcAATTAGCTTTGAGAAACACGTGCAACGCACGTGTCCAGAAGTAGTCTAAGAAATGGAGTGGAAAATGGAGAATACAATTTGTTCAcagttgatattgttttgaaaCTGCAAGGTCACTTATGTTCTATATGTTTATGGTCTTCGTCAAGAGTTTATGGTGTAGGCTCATAGTTCCAAATATTACGTGCATCTTGGAGCCACCAATATGTATAAAACCTGGAAAAACATTATTGGTAGAAGAACATGAAAGTTTATATATCtaattttgtggctaagtgctTGAATTGTAAACAAGCGAAAGCTAAACATTAACAACCTAGTCTAGCCTAGAACATCGAAATCCCATGGTAGAAGTGGCAAATAATTaacatggactttgttgtggttttacctcaaacgaaaaCCAAGAATGATTTgattgggtgattgtggataagcTTACAAAGTTCACACACTTTCTTCATGTGAAGACAACAGGTACTGTGATtcattatgctaagttgtacttAAAGGAGAttgtgaggttgcatggtattCCGACGTCCATTATTTCAAACAGAGGTATACAATTTACAACCCACTTTGGAAGTCTTTCCAAGATGATTTGGGAACTTATATCAATTTGAGCActacttttcaccctcaaaagATGGGCAAGAACTAGAACAAACTATTTAGACTCTCAAGGACATGTTGAAAGCGTCATGAGCTAGAATTTATTGTGGGTAACCAGGTATTTTTGAAGGTTTCAACTATGAAGTGTGTCATGCATTTTGGTAGGAAGGtcaagcttagtcctcgatttaCTGGTCCCTATAGAATTATGATGAGAGTTGgaaaggtggcctatgaattcaAATAACCATAGGAGATGTACATATATAGTGCATCATGtctttcatgtgtctatgttgagggtGTATCAGCCGGATCCTTCTTATATACTATCCCGTaagaaatttgaaattaatgagGGGGTGTCTTATGAAGAAGAACCTGTGCAAATCTTAGATCATCAAGTTATAAGGTTGAGAACGAAAGATGTAGTTTTGTTCAAGGTCCTGTGGATTAATCATAATTCTAAAGAAGCAACTACGAGGTGGGGAAGGATATAAAGAAACAATATCCTCACTTATTCCCTATTTTGGGTATGTGTTAAACCTTTGGTGCAGCAAGTCTAAAGTTACACTATCCAAACTCATGACGCATAAGTTTGCTTAGTCCAACAAGCCTTACGAATTGTCCCTTGAGTTACATACGTCATATCGAGTCCAGAAACACACATACCATTTGAATTTGTGATCCATCTTATATAGCACTTCACTTTGCTCCTTTCCGATGGGGGATTTTCCTAAGTGTCATATGCACCCGTTTTTAAGAAGCTTTCCAACTTAGAACCCAATCAGTCCTTCTTCTTGACCTGCCCTCATCTGCATGCCCGTGTCATGTGAGATTTTTGTTTGCATACTCTTTATACTCTCTCTTGGGAATAGGAATATGGGAAAGAGATGTTACCAAAGTGTCACTCATGAGGTGCATCCCATCGATTACTGACATGCACAGATCTATTCAACCAAGCTGCAATAGTCACATGGCGAAACATTGACATACTAAAAGCCACCTAACTCTTCAGACATCTTATAAGAACACCAATCTGCTGTTTATATACTACACAAGTTAAAAGTGAAGCAAAAATGAACATTTAATGCAAGCCATTTATTATTTCATCTTCAAGTCTATAACCTCCAGTGTATATGTACATTTATCACCTACGTCTCATTCCAAAAACTCGGTTGTGCCAAACTGAATGGAGTATCATGTGAAAAACATCATATTTAGAAGGCTTAAAGTGCCAGAGAAAATGCTGTTGCACCTGCTTAACTCTCCCATGCATCTGCTTATATTTCTTATCCGAAATGGACAAAAGTATGTTTTTCAAATTTGGGATGTCCTTCTCCTGGACAAATACAGCAAAAGATTCCCAGTTTAGAGTCTCAAAGAGCGGGGGGACATAGTTATCGGATAAAATTACGGGGATACACCCATAGTAAATGGCTTCTACCACTCTAGGAGAGTTTACTTGAGAACCTCTTGCACATATGCAGTATTTGCTGCTCTTCATGTACCGTAAATAGCTTGCCTTAGTTATTTCACCATAAATCCTCATGTCAGGATCTCTGTTTTCCCAGTGCTTCAGTAGTATGGGGCGGAGATAACCATGCATATGTCCAGCAAAGAAAGCAAGGGTACGCCGTTTGAAAACTGGCTTTCCTCCAAGTTCAGCAAGAGGGTTCGTCCTCAAGCGAATGTTCGGTTGTGGTAGAGACACATCTTTACCAAACTGGAAGCCACCTCTCAGGTCAGCATTGCATAAAGATCTTATGCAATTACTCATAATTTCATTCGTCGCTGCAGGGGACTGAGGATGAAAATCAGTTTATGCTATAGCACTCAAGAAGCATATTTCAGAATAGGTAAGTCATGTGTAGCTGCTACTATAGAAACTCTATTCCATTCTATTATTCCTGAACTTGATGTTAATAAACATGACATTTTTTGCATTGATAGAGATTCCAAAATAAGCAAACTAAGAATATATTCAAGAAGAATGAGATGCTGCTCTAAATATTAATTCAGGATTTTAGATCACACGAAAGAATAGGAGACATACCCAGTCATGGCAGGCAACAATAAAATGGTCAGCACCATCCGTTCTATTCCAGAAAGGATACTTTTGCGCCATCATATCAACATAGTTACTTAAAAATTGGATTATATTTGTACGGTTGTGAGAATCAGGCACGTACAATGTCATCTTTAGTAATCGGAAACTAATAGGCATATAAAATAGGTGAGCTTTTTGGGGATTTTTAGTGACAAATCCTTTGTTTTCTTGAAGAAGCTTTATGAACCAGCCCTCTGAAGCATATATTCCATCCATAGGTCCAGAATGGAATATGAGTCTTTCCCCTTCAGAATAGATGTAAACCTTGAGAGTCTTCTCCATCAAGTCATAACTCCTGCATTTGGTATACATTTCATAGCTGAATAGCTTCAGTCATTGATACTTAATTTGTTATGTTTCTTTCCTTCTATTTctcatttccattttatttttcgtGGGCATCCTAAAAAGAAAGTAAATGTATCCAAACTTTTGTTAATTTGAAACTCTGAGACAATCACCTCCAAGACAACAAATAAAAACAGATAAAAGAGGCAGGTTAAAGGAGATGGATAATCTCAATGAATCACAAATTCTACAGGAAGTTGCACATCATATAGTAGATTGATCGATACGATGATTGGAATGAAAGATCATATGCAGGTAAATTGTCTCAATACACACAAATGGTTTCGATGGatagagaaaaaggaaaaagtgatactttaaaatttatatatggtTGACAGGATAAGAAGTAACTTATAGGATTATTATTACCTCATTAATACCTCAAAACCTAGTAACATTAGTCAAGAAGTTCCAAAATCTTCTTCACCACTGTGTCATCCTTGGCTCGATATAATACTAATAGGCTAATCAACTCTTAGAAGGGCATGAAGCAAATAGAAGGTCCGAGCTCTTAAAAGATAAATCAAACTATCAATCCTGATAATTTACAGGTTAATACCTTGACTACAATACTTCCATTGAGATTATACAATACAGGTTATTCAATTGGTGAGAAGAGGAATCTATTCCAATAGTTTCATTGCATAAAGCTTGCACTTTTATGATGTAACGCAGAAAGATAACTGTTTTCAATAGTGTGCATCTTTCAGAAAAGTCATTGGATTACAACACAGTGTTTTGGATAAGCACGAAATATGGAAAGGTGAAATGAATTTAACCACTTCAATATGAACAAAATCCACAACTAAGGTATAGTATGGA
The genomic region above belongs to Solanum dulcamara chromosome 5, daSolDulc1.2, whole genome shotgun sequence and contains:
- the LOC129889310 gene encoding probable glycosyltransferase At5g03795 isoform X1, with the translated sequence MWNGVICLNMGIEVRYASLLETKRLLWLVASFFVMVLIIQYFGFPNVYVVPSLFSSSKGQVAFLGSFQSGNSSVSGNLTFASVLNTTASNVVHEGTAKTELSNTSDATFKDSNITTNKDTEIEDKFPLQVAHGFEFGMPKANVTSENNVVLDKTDKDDIAHGVAKNETIDNSPIITIAAPLAAVISPLTSSSQNQSADHSCMRNIPAVIERSDRARKSVASIAQMNYMLQQSRTSFCSMKPRWSSVVDQELLRAKDLIENAPLLQSEPGLYAPLFRNLSMFKRSYDLMEKTLKVYIYSEGERLIFHSGPMDGIYASEGWFIKLLQENKGFVTKNPQKAHLFYMPISFRLLKMTLYVPDSHNRTNIIQFLSNYVDMMAQKYPFWNRTDGADHFIVACHDWSPAATNEIMSNCIRSLCNADLRGGFQFGKDVSLPQPNIRLRTNPLAELGGKPVFKRRTLAFFAGHMHGYLRPILLKHWENRDPDMRIYGEITKASYLRYMKSSKYCICARGSQVNSPRVVEAIYYGCIPVILSDNYVPPLFETLNWESFAVFVQEKDIPNLKNILLSISDKKYKQMHGRVKQVQQHFLWHFKPSKYDVFHMILHSVWHNRVFGMRRR
- the LOC129889310 gene encoding probable glycosyltransferase At5g03795 isoform X2; protein product: MGIEVRYASLLETKRLLWLVASFFVMVLIIQYFGFPNVYVVPSLFSSSKGQVAFLGSFQSGNSSVSGNLTFASVLNTTASNVVHEGTAKTELSNTSDATFKDSNITTNKDTEIEDKFPLQVAHGFEFGMPKANVTSENNVVLDKTDKDDIAHGVAKNETIDNSPIITIAAPLAAVISPLTSSSQNQSADHSCMRNIPAVIERSDRARKSVASIAQMNYMLQQSRTSFCSMKPRWSSVVDQELLRAKDLIENAPLLQSEPGLYAPLFRNLSMFKRSYDLMEKTLKVYIYSEGERLIFHSGPMDGIYASEGWFIKLLQENKGFVTKNPQKAHLFYMPISFRLLKMTLYVPDSHNRTNIIQFLSNYVDMMAQKYPFWNRTDGADHFIVACHDWSPAATNEIMSNCIRSLCNADLRGGFQFGKDVSLPQPNIRLRTNPLAELGGKPVFKRRTLAFFAGHMHGYLRPILLKHWENRDPDMRIYGEITKASYLRYMKSSKYCICARGSQVNSPRVVEAIYYGCIPVILSDNYVPPLFETLNWESFAVFVQEKDIPNLKNILLSISDKKYKQMHGRVKQVQQHFLWHFKPSKYDVFHMILHSVWHNRVFGMRRR
- the LOC129889310 gene encoding probable glycosyltransferase At5g03795 isoform X3, which produces MPKANVTSENNVVLDKTDKDDIAHGVAKNETIDNSPIITIAAPLAAVISPLTSSSQNQSADHSCMRNIPAVIERSDRARKSVASIAQMNYMLQQSRTSFCSMKPRWSSVVDQELLRAKDLIENAPLLQSEPGLYAPLFRNLSMFKRSYDLMEKTLKVYIYSEGERLIFHSGPMDGIYASEGWFIKLLQENKGFVTKNPQKAHLFYMPISFRLLKMTLYVPDSHNRTNIIQFLSNYVDMMAQKYPFWNRTDGADHFIVACHDWSPAATNEIMSNCIRSLCNADLRGGFQFGKDVSLPQPNIRLRTNPLAELGGKPVFKRRTLAFFAGHMHGYLRPILLKHWENRDPDMRIYGEITKASYLRYMKSSKYCICARGSQVNSPRVVEAIYYGCIPVILSDNYVPPLFETLNWESFAVFVQEKDIPNLKNILLSISDKKYKQMHGRVKQVQQHFLWHFKPSKYDVFHMILHSVWHNRVFGMRRR